The region CCACAGCAGCTCGGTGCTCCGATAGTGGCAGCGCATGCAGACGTGCGGGTCCAGGTAGAAGACCGCATCGTGCGTCAGCTCGACGTAGCGGCGCACCAGGAGGGGGTCGAAATCGAGGGTCGTCAGCGCTCGCCAGATCGCCTGATGCACGGCCAGCGCGTGGGGATTGTGCACGAGCGACTCGAAGAAGAGATCGAGGGCCCGGGTCGGGTCGCCGCGGTTCGCGAAGTGCTGTCCGAGCGTCAGGCGCGCCCGCCAGTCCTGGGGGTTCGCGTCGATCAGGCGCCGGCAGAGGTCCACGAAACGCTCCGGGCCCTCCAGGCGTCCGTAGGCTCTCTCGAGCCGATCGAACGCGAGGTACGACCGATCCGGTGCGGTGCGGCTGATCTGCTCCCACATCGCGATCGCCTCGGTGGTGCGTCCCTGCATCATGTAGACGTCGCCGAGATTGAGCGACGCCGGCACGGTGCGGCTGTCCAGATCGAGCGCCGTCTCGAAGTGGCGGATGGCCTGTTCGGGCGCGCCGTCGCGGACGGACTGGAGACCGAGCTCGTTCTCGAGAAAGGCGAGGATGGCCTGGTCGCGCGGCTTCTCCCCGGCCGGCGCGATGTTGGTGATGCGCTGTCGGATTGCTCGGGCCTCCTGCCACTGCTGCTGTTCCTCGTGAATCTTCTCCAGGTTCAGCAGGGCGTACTGGTTGCCGGGATCGAGCCGCACCACCTCGGAGAACGACTGAAAGGCGCGGTCGACGAAGCCGCCGCGCTTGTAGTCGAGCCCGAGGCACAACTGGACGTACGCCTGCTCCGTCGTGCTGAGCTTCGGGCGCTGCAGCAGCCGTTGGTGCAGCCGGATGGCCTTGCTGACCTGCCCGCGCTCGCGGTAGAGGTTGCCCAGGATCAGATTGATCTCGAGGGCTGTCGAGTCGAGTCCCATCGCCCGGGTCAGCTCCTCGATGGCCAGGTCGATCTGGTTGGACACCAGGAAGTTCAGCCCGAGGATGTAGTGCGGCGACTCGCGGATCTTGCGGCGGTCGATCCAGCGTCC is a window of Acidobacteriota bacterium DNA encoding:
- a CDS encoding tetratricopeptide repeat protein, with the protein product MTDTLVLIAALVALLIGLAVGKAWERYKLQDGRWIDRRKIRESPHYILGLNFLVSNQIDLAIEELTRAMGLDSTALEINLILGNLYRERGQVSKAIRLHQRLLQRPKLSTTEQAYVQLCLGLDYKRGGFVDRAFQSFSEVVRLDPGNQYALLNLEKIHEEQQQWQEARAIRQRITNIAPAGEKPRDQAILAFLENELGLQSVRDGAPEQAIRHFETALDLDSRTVPASLNLGDVYMMQGRTTEAIAMWEQISRTAPDRSYLAFDRLERAYGRLEGPERFVDLCRRLIDANPQDWRARLTLGQHFANRGDPTRALDLFFESLVHNPHALAVHQAIWRALTTLDFDPLLVRRYVELTHDAVFYLDPHVCMRCHYRSTELLWQCPQCHEWNTFVEERIAPAEEAEEAPA